CGCACCCTCGACGACTGCCTGGCGCTGGCGGCCGTGGCCCGGCCCGGCAGCCGCGCGGTCGTCGTCGGCGGCGGGCTGCTCGGCGTCTCCGCCGCGCGGGCGCTGGCGGAACGCGGCACGGACGTGGTCGTCGCCCACCAGGGCCCCACCCTGATGGACCGCCATCTCGACCCGGAGGGCGGCGGGCTGGTGCGCCGCCATCTGGAGGGCCTCGGCGCGGAGGTCCACACCGAGTGCCACGTCCGCGGGCTGCGCCACCGCGACGGGGCCGTCACCGGTGTCGAACTCGCCAACGGCTTCGTCCTCGACGCCGACCACGTGGTCCTCGCCTGCGGCGTCCGGCCTCGCGTCGGCCTCGCGGCGGACGCGGGCCTCACGGTCCGCCAGGGCGTCGTCGTCGACGACACCCTGACCACCTCCGACGCGCGCGTCCACGCCATCGGCGACTGCGCCGAACACGCGGGCACCGTGTACGGGCTGGCGGCCCCCGCCCTGGAGCAGGCCGACGTGCTCGCGGCGGTCCTGACGGCCGAACCCGCACCGGGCCGGGAGACGGGAGGCCCGCGCTACACCGGCACCCGGTCCCTCACCCGACTCACCCTCGGATCCGCCGGCGCCTTCGACATCGCCGCGTTCGGGGAGCCCTCGCCGCGGCCCGGGGACGACGTCGTGCGCCTCGCCGACGCCACCCGCGGCGCCTACCGGAAGGTCGTCGTCCGCGGCAACCGGCTCGTCGGCGGCGTACTCCTCGGCGACCTCGCCTCCGTCGGCGCGCTCGCCCGGACCTGGGAGGGCGACGAGCCGCTCCCGGACGCACCCCTGCTCCACCTGCTCACCACCGATGGAGGACTCTGAGATGACCACCCCCACGATCGTGCTCGTCGGCCACGGGATGGTCGGCCAGCACTTCCTGGAGGCCCTCGCGGAGCGGGGAGTCACCGGTCGCGCTCGGGTCGTCGTGCTGTGCGAGGAGCCGCGCCCCGCCTACGACCGGGTCCAGCTCACCTCGTACTTCTCCGGCCGCACACCCGACGAGCTGTCCCTCGTCGAGGACGGGTTCATGGCGCGGCACGGCATCGAACTCCACCTGGACGACCCGGCGGAGCGCATCGACCGCACCGCCCGCACGGTCACCTCCCGCAGCGGGCGGACGTTCCCGTACGACTCGCTCGTCCTGGCCACCGGCTCCTACCCGTTCGTGCCGCCCGTCCCGGGCCGCGACGCCGAGGGCTGCTTCGTCTACCGCACCATCGAGGACCTCCTCGCGATCGAGGAGTACGCCAAGACCTCCCGCACCGGAGTGGTCGTCGGCGGCGGACTCCTCGGTCTGGAGGCGGCCGGCGCGCTCAAGGGCCTGGGCCTGGACACCCACATCGTGGAGTTCGCGCCCCGGCTGATGCCGGTGCAGGTCGACGACGGCGGCGGCGCCGCGCTGCTGCGCACCATCGAGGGCATGGGCCTGACCGTCCACACCGGCGTCGGCACCCAGGAGATCGTCGCCGACGGCCCCGCCGTCACCGGCATGAACCTCTCCGACGGCTCGTCGCTCGCCACCGACCTGGTGGTCTTCTCCGCGGGCGTGCGCCCCCGCGACCAGCTGGCCCGCGACACCGGTCTCGCCGTCGGCGAACGCGGCGGCATCGCCGTCGACGAGCACTGCCGCACCTCCGACCCCGACGTGTACGCGATCGGCGAGTGCGCCCTCGCCTCGGACGGGCGGGTCTACGGTCTCGTCGCGCCCGGCTACGAGATGGCGAAGACCGTCGCGGACGTCCTCGCCGACCGGACCTCCGACACCACCTTCACCGGCGCCGACACCTCCACCAAGCTGAAGCTCCTCGGCGTGGACGTGGCCTCCTTCGGCGACGCGCACGGCACGGCCGACGGCTGCCTCGACGTCGTCTACTCCGACTCCCGCTCCGGGGTCTACAAGAAGCTGGTCGTCGCCGCGGACGGCGCCCTGCTCGGCGGCGTCCTCGTCGGCGACGCCGACTCGTACGGCATGCTCCGCCCCCTCACCGGCTCCGTACCGCCCGTGCCGCCCGAGCAGCTGGTACTGCCCGCCGGTGCCGGGGCGCCCGTCGCCCTCGGCCCGTCCGCGCTGCCCGACGAGGCCGTGATCTGCTCCTGCCACAACGTCACCAAGGGCGAGATCTGCGCCCACACCACCCTGCCCGAGGTGAAGAAGTGCACCAAGGCGGGCACCGGCTGCGGAAGCTGCGTCAAGGTCATCGGCCAGCTGCTGCCGCAGGCCGCCGACCAGGGCCTGTGCGGCTGCTTCTCCTACACCCGCAGTGAGCTGTACGAGATCGTCCGCACCCTCGGCCTCGCCTCTTACGCCGAACTGCTCGACTCGCACGGGCGGCAGGAGGCCCGCGGCGGCGACGGCTGCGAGATCTGCAAGCCCGCCGTCGGCTCGATCCTGGCCAGCCTCGGCGGCGGCTACATCCTCGACGGCGAGCAGGGGGCCCTCCAGGACACCAACGACCACTTCCTCGCCAATCTGCAGCGCAACGGCTCCTACTCGATCGTGCCGCGCATCCCCGGTGGCGAGATCACCCCCGAGAAGCTCATCGTGATCGGCGAGGTGGCCCGGGACTTCGGCCTCTACACCAAGATCACCGGCGGTCAGCGCATCGACATGTTCGGCGCCCGCGTGGACCAGCTGCCCGCGATCTGGACGCGGCTGGTGGACGCCGGCTTCGAGTCGGGCCACGCCTACGGGAAGTCGCTGCGCACGGTCAAGTCGTGCGTGGGGCAGACCTGGTGCCGCTACGGGGTCCAGGACAGCGTGCGCATGGCGATCGACCTCGAACTGCGCTACCGCGGCCTGCGCGCACCCCACAAGCTGAAGTCGGCGGTCTCCGGCTGCGCCCGCGAGTGCGCGGAGGCGCAGTCCAAGGACTTCGGCGTGATCGCCACCGCCAACGGCTGGAACCTGTACGTCGGCGGCAACGGCGGGGCCACCCCGCGCCACGCGGACCTGCTCGCCCAAGACCTGTCCGACGCCGAACTCGTCCGGCTCATCGACCGGTTCCTGATGTTCTACATCCGCACCGCGGACCGCCTGGAGCGCACCTCGGTCTGGCTGGAGCGCCTGGAGGGCGGACTCGACCACCTGCGGGACGTCGTGGTGCACGACTCCCTCGGGCTGTGCGGCGAACTCGAGGCCATGATGGCCCGGCACGTGGCGGGCTACCGCGACGAATGGGCCGCGACCCTCGACGACCCGGACCGGCTGCGCCGCTTCGTGTCGTTCGTGAACGCCCCGGGCGCACCGGACCCCTCCGTGAAGTTCGTCCCCGAGCGGGACCAGATCAAGCCGGACCTCACCGTTCTCACGCTGGAAAGGACGCTCACCCGATGACGATCCAGGACGCGCCCGCGGTCACACTCCAGATCGAACTGTCCGGCGCCTGGCTGCCCGTCTGCGAGATCACCCGGCTCACCCCGGGCCGCGGGATGGCCGCGCTGCTCCCCGACGGCCGGCAGGCCGCGGTCTTCCTGGACCGCGCGGGGACTCCGTACGCGATCGACAACCGCGACCCGTTCACCGGCGCCCAGGTCCTGTCCCGCGGCCTGCTGGGCTCCGCCGACGGGCGGCCGTTCGTCGCCTCCCCGCTGCTGAAGCAGCGGTTCGACCTGGCGACGGGCCGCTGCCTGGACGACGACGAGGTGTCGGTGGGCGTGTACCCGGTACGCCGGGCCTGACGGGAAACGGGCGGGCCCCGGCGGCCCGGCGATGCGGCCCGCCCGGCGATGCGGCGCTGCGGCGAGGCACGTGCGGCCGGCCCGGACGCGTGGAACTGCCGGACGCGCGGGGGCGGCGGAACTCCGGAGCGATGCCGGGCCGGGCCGGGCGTATGGTCCGTGCGGTAAACCGGGTGCGGTCCGGAGAGGGCCTCCGCTACTGTCGCCGCCCATGACGCTTCCCCGGGTACGTCCCCCCTTCGTGGCAGACGAGCGCACCCAGCTCGTCGGCTGGCTCGACATGCAGCGCGCGATCGTCCACTACAAGTGCGAGGGGCTCGCGGAGGCGGACGCCCACCGGCCGGTCCTGCCGGCCTCGCCCCTGATGACGGTGGCGGGCATCGTCTCCCATCTGCGCTGGACCGAGAACTCCTGGTTCGAGGTGCTCTTCCTCGGCCGGCCCGCCGACGGACCGCAGTTCGCCGAGGCGCCCGAGGACGCCGACATGCGCGTCGAGGGCGTCCCGCTGGCACGCCTGCTGGAGGAGTACCGGCGGCAGTGCGCGATCTCGAACGAGATCATCGCGGCCCACGCGCTCGACGAGACCGGCCGCCACCCCGACTACACGTCGTCCGCGGCGACCCTGCGCTGGATGCTGATCCACATGGTGGAGGAGACCGCCCGGCACGCCGGTCACCTGGACGCCGTCCGGGAACTGCTCGACGGGCAGAAGGGCTACTACTGACACGGCACCCGGCTGCCCGCGCCGCCCGGGAGCTGCGAAGGGCCGTTCCGGCGGGGCCACGACCGGCCCGGACGCCCGGACGCCCAGGCGCCTGACGGGTACTCAGACCGTCTCCTTACCAGGCCGTGCGGCCGGCCGTACTCTTGCGGCACGGCCCGCCGCCCCCGCCACACCCGGGACTACCGAGCGGGCACCACGGGGCAGGGGGGTCGCGCCGGCGAGACCGCCGGGTGACCGAGTAGCGGAGGAGTACCGCATGCCGTCGACGACCGGCTGGACCAGGCACGACATCCCCGACCAGAGCGGACGCACCGCCGTGGTCACCGGAGCCAACAGCGGCATCGGGCTGGTCACGGCCGGGGAACTGGCCCGGCGCGGGGCGCGGGTGCTGCTCGCCTGCCGCAGCGGGGCACGCGGCAGGCAGGCCGTCGAGCGCATCCGGCGCCAGGTGCCCGGCGCCGACGTGGAGTTCAGGCCGCTGGACCTGGCCGACCTGTCGTCCGTGCGAGCGTTCGCGGAGTCGTACACGCCCGGGACGCTCGACCTGCTCGTCAACAACGCGGGCGTGATGGCCCTGCCGTACGGCCGCACGGCCGACGGCTTCGAGACCCAGTTCGGGATCAACCACCTGGGGCACTTCGCCCTGACCGGACTGCTCGCCGGGAAGCTGCTGCACACCCCCGGCGCCCGCGTGGTGACCGTGTCCAGCGGGATGCACGCGCTGGCCAACGTCGACATGGGCGACCTGAACAGCGAGCGCCGCTACCACCGCTGGGTGGCCTACGCCCGCTCCAAGACGGCCAATCTGCTCTTCACGCACGAACTGGCGCGGCGGCTACGGGAGGCGGGTGCGGACGTCGTCGCGGCGGCCGCGCACCCCGGCTACGCGGCGACCAACCTTCAGACCGCCGGGGCGAGGATGGAGGGCCGCCGTACCGCGGAACGGCTCGCCGAGCTCGGCAACCGGGTCTTCGCCCAGTCCGCGGAGGCGGGGGCGCTGCCCACGCTGTACGCGGCGACCGCACCCGGTGTGCGCCCCGACTCGTTCACCGGCCCGCGCCTGATGGGGATGCGAGGCGCGCCCGCGCCGTCCCGGCGTGCCGGGTGGACGCTGAACGACGCCGCCGGTGAGCGGCTCTGGGTCGCCT
The Streptomyces tirandamycinicus DNA segment above includes these coding regions:
- the nirB gene encoding nitrite reductase large subunit NirB, which gives rise to MTTPTIVLVGHGMVGQHFLEALAERGVTGRARVVVLCEEPRPAYDRVQLTSYFSGRTPDELSLVEDGFMARHGIELHLDDPAERIDRTARTVTSRSGRTFPYDSLVLATGSYPFVPPVPGRDAEGCFVYRTIEDLLAIEEYAKTSRTGVVVGGGLLGLEAAGALKGLGLDTHIVEFAPRLMPVQVDDGGGAALLRTIEGMGLTVHTGVGTQEIVADGPAVTGMNLSDGSSLATDLVVFSAGVRPRDQLARDTGLAVGERGGIAVDEHCRTSDPDVYAIGECALASDGRVYGLVAPGYEMAKTVADVLADRTSDTTFTGADTSTKLKLLGVDVASFGDAHGTADGCLDVVYSDSRSGVYKKLVVAADGALLGGVLVGDADSYGMLRPLTGSVPPVPPEQLVLPAGAGAPVALGPSALPDEAVICSCHNVTKGEICAHTTLPEVKKCTKAGTGCGSCVKVIGQLLPQAADQGLCGCFSYTRSELYEIVRTLGLASYAELLDSHGRQEARGGDGCEICKPAVGSILASLGGGYILDGEQGALQDTNDHFLANLQRNGSYSIVPRIPGGEITPEKLIVIGEVARDFGLYTKITGGQRIDMFGARVDQLPAIWTRLVDAGFESGHAYGKSLRTVKSCVGQTWCRYGVQDSVRMAIDLELRYRGLRAPHKLKSAVSGCARECAEAQSKDFGVIATANGWNLYVGGNGGATPRHADLLAQDLSDAELVRLIDRFLMFYIRTADRLERTSVWLERLEGGLDHLRDVVVHDSLGLCGELEAMMARHVAGYRDEWAATLDDPDRLRRFVSFVNAPGAPDPSVKFVPERDQIKPDLTVLTLERTLTR
- a CDS encoding oxidoreductase, whose protein sequence is MPSTTGWTRHDIPDQSGRTAVVTGANSGIGLVTAGELARRGARVLLACRSGARGRQAVERIRRQVPGADVEFRPLDLADLSSVRAFAESYTPGTLDLLVNNAGVMALPYGRTADGFETQFGINHLGHFALTGLLAGKLLHTPGARVVTVSSGMHALANVDMGDLNSERRYHRWVAYARSKTANLLFTHELARRLREAGADVVAAAAHPGYAATNLQTAGARMEGRRTAERLAELGNRVFAQSAEAGALPTLYAATAPGVRPDSFTGPRLMGMRGAPAPSRRAGWTLNDAAGERLWVASEQLTGVTYDDLKR
- the nirD gene encoding nitrite reductase small subunit NirD, which translates into the protein MTIQDAPAVTLQIELSGAWLPVCEITRLTPGRGMAALLPDGRQAAVFLDRAGTPYAIDNRDPFTGAQVLSRGLLGSADGRPFVASPLLKQRFDLATGRCLDDDEVSVGVYPVRRA
- a CDS encoding DinB family protein, which codes for MTLPRVRPPFVADERTQLVGWLDMQRAIVHYKCEGLAEADAHRPVLPASPLMTVAGIVSHLRWTENSWFEVLFLGRPADGPQFAEAPEDADMRVEGVPLARLLEEYRRQCAISNEIIAAHALDETGRHPDYTSSAATLRWMLIHMVEETARHAGHLDAVRELLDGQKGYY
- a CDS encoding NAD(P)/FAD-dependent oxidoreductase, coding for MDSRIVVIGAGMAGARLARQLAPAYDVTLLGEESHAPYNRVLLADVLAGRYGPEVIALPPVPADGAEVRRGVRAVRIDRGTRTVHCADGSAVVYDRLVLATGSNPVLPPLRGLDGGLPGGVHPFRTLDDCLALAAVARPGSRAVVVGGGLLGVSAARALAERGTDVVVAHQGPTLMDRHLDPEGGGLVRRHLEGLGAEVHTECHVRGLRHRDGAVTGVELANGFVLDADHVVLACGVRPRVGLAADAGLTVRQGVVVDDTLTTSDARVHAIGDCAEHAGTVYGLAAPALEQADVLAAVLTAEPAPGRETGGPRYTGTRSLTRLTLGSAGAFDIAAFGEPSPRPGDDVVRLADATRGAYRKVVVRGNRLVGGVLLGDLASVGALARTWEGDEPLPDAPLLHLLTTDGGL